A window of Vulgatibacter sp. genomic DNA:
GCCGGGCAGGATGGCGCGGGTCGTCGACGGGCTCGGCGCCGCCAGCCCGAGGACGCGGCCTCCGTCGTTCAGGAGCAGGAGGTTGCCGTGCCGTCCGGTGAGCTCCGCCACCAGGACCCGCGGGCCCTGCTGCGTGTCGAGGCGGATCCGAACGATGCGTTCGCCTGCGAGCTGCTCGAGCGCAGCGATCCGCGAGGGGAGGACGTGGGCGCGGAGGAGGTTCTGGATCGGCAGTGGCGCAGGCGGCGAGGCAGGGCGGGAGGTGGCGAGGTGGAGCCGGGTCTCGTCGGGGTCCGCCGCGAGGAGGAGCTGGTGGGTGGCCCCGGGGATCCGGAGCTCGAGGATCACCGTGCGCGGCGTCGGCGCGTAGATCTTCTGGATGGTGCCGCCGACCAGCGGCTGCAGCTCGGCGACCACATCGGCGATCTCTTCGGCGGAGAGCGACATGGCAGCAAGCCTACCCGATGCGTGGGACCGGCGTTGCGCAGGAACACGAAGGGCGGCATCCGCCCTTTCGGGAAGCTGCCGCCCTGGTGCGAACCGAAGGAGGGAATTACTCCGCCTTGGACTCGGGGGCCGTCTCGACGACCGGAGCAGCCTCGACCTTCTTGGCGCGGGGCTTGCGGGCGGTCCTGGGGGCGGCGGCGGTCTTCACCGTCTTCTTCGCCGCGGCGCGGGGCGCCTTGGCGACGGTCTTCTTGGCGGCGACCGGCTTCTTGGCCACGGTCTTCTTCGCGACGGTCTTCTTCGCGACGGCCTTCTTCGCGACAGGCTTCTTCGCGGCTGCCGGCTTCCGGGCGACGGCCTTCTTCGCCACGGTCTTCTTGGCGGCGGCCGGCTTCCTGGCGGTGGCCTTCTTCGCGGCGGCGGCCCTGGTGGTGGCCGGCTTCTTGGCGACAACCTTCTTGGCGGCGGCCTTCACGGTCCTGGTGGCGGCCTTGGCAGCCTTCTTGGCGCCGGCGGCCTTCGGGGTGGCGGTCCGGCCCCGGGCAGCGGTGGTCTTCGCTGCGGGCTTCGCAGCGGTGGCCTTCTTGCCGGCAGCGCGGGCTGCGGGCTTCTTCGCTGCTGCGGTCTTTGCACGAGCGGCGGTGCTCTTCGTCTTCTTGGCAGCGGCCGGCTTCTTCACGGCAGTCTTCTTCGCTGCGGGCTTGCGGGTGGCCATACGTCCCTCCTGGGTATTCGGGGCCAGAAACCTGCGCCAATGTATTTGGGTGAAATCTGACGTGTCAAGGAAAGCGCTAGTTGATCCCAAGGGATCCGCCTTCCCGACACATCCTGCGATGCATCGTTCGTCCTACATTTGAAACGACCGACGATGCGACGGTCACAACTTCGCGTGCGATGAAACTCAGCCTACATGCTTGTCGACGAGGCGGCCAATGCCCGGCACCGCGTCCTCGACGTTGCGCTGCGCCGCCGGGCGGAGCTTCTCGTAGGTGGCCTTGACCGGCCCCTTCTCCGCTTTGGCGATCCGGCCGTCCGTGATGGTGAGGAGCGCGTTCGCCACCGCCGGCGCCCGCGTGGAGAGGAACTTCTCCATCGGCTGCCCGGGGGCCTCGCGCTCCCGCTCTTCGTAGAAGGGCTCGAGCTTCTCGGCGAAGGCCGGGATCAGCTTGTCGAGCACGTGGGGGACGAAGTCGCTCTTCACCTTCTGGATCACGGCGAAGGCGCCCTTGAGAGCCAGCCCGGAGAGGCCGCCCTTCTTCTCGACTTCCGCCTGGACCAACCGCACCCCGTCCTGCACCACCGCCCGCCGGTTCTCCGGCGCCGCGAGCCTCTCCACCAGCTTTCCCACTTGCGTTCCTCCCGCCGAAGCGAAACGCGGCAATCTAGGTCGTCGTGTTTCGATGCAGCAAGGTGACACTTGAGGAAAGTCCCGGTGTTCCTCTCGCGGAACGCTGTAAGCGCTCGCGCATCGGGTCGTCTCCCCGTAGCGCGAACGGCACGGCCCCGCTGGAAAGCGAGAGGAACCTCATGTCAGAGTCCGCGGTCGCAAAGGAGGTCACATGCTGACCCACGAGCTGTTCAACGTCTTCACCTATGTCGGCGCCGAGTGGGTGCTGTGGCTTCTGGTTGCACTTTCGGTGATCTCCATCGCCGTGGTGGT
This region includes:
- a CDS encoding DUF6918 family protein, producing MGKLVERLAAPENRRAVVQDGVRLVQAEVEKKGGLSGLALKGAFAVIQKVKSDFVPHVLDKLIPAFAEKLEPFYEEREREAPGQPMEKFLSTRAPAVANALLTITDGRIAKAEKGPVKATYEKLRPAAQRNVEDAVPGIGRLVDKHVG